A genomic region of Rhipicephalus sanguineus isolate Rsan-2018 chromosome 3, BIME_Rsan_1.4, whole genome shotgun sequence contains the following coding sequences:
- the LOC119386313 gene encoding uncharacterized protein LOC119386313: MAMANSDQLRKKRSALRTGVTRALTQLTDLLQQTDPNISEVSVQLDYLKDRESTLSRLDDAILAVTEEDDLDREVETTQDYSDKISYALARAKYWLQERHQATRTHAQASGFGSSNLELPNSVDAPGQVREQRQQSVLLPRLQIPTFDGNLREWQTFWYHYDATIHQNNELSRIEKFKYLLTYLTGRAKRSIEGIRLAEQNYELAIKTLTGRFGRRDLLINEHVDQLLALIPVKSSSDVAKLRTLHDSVQFRVSALEGLGVSPDQ, encoded by the coding sequence ATGGCCATGGCGAACTCGGACCAGCTGCGCAAGAAGCGTAGTGCGCTCAGGACTGGTGTCACGCGGGCCCTAACACAGTTAACGGACCTGCTACAGCAAACGGATCCCAACATCTCGGAAGTTAGCGTGCAACTCGACTACCTCAAGGACAGGGAATCAACATTATCAAGACTGGACGACGCAATCCTTGCAGTAACAGAGGAAGACGATCTTGACCGCGAAGTCGAAACGACACAGGATTATAGCGACAAGATCAGCTACGCCTTAGCGCGCGCCAAGTACTGGCTGCAAGAACGTCATCAGGCTACAAGGACGCATGCTCAAGCTTCTGGATTCGGATCGAGCAACTTAGAGCTTCCGAATTCCGTCGATGCTCCGGGCCAGGTGAGAGAGCAGCGTCAGCAATCAGTTCTACTACCTAGACTACAGATACCTACATTCGACGGCAACCTGCGTGAATGGCAAACCTTTTGGTACCATTACGACGCCACGATCCACCAGAATAACGAATTGTCTCGCATCGAGAAGTTCAAGTATTTGCTCACGTACTTGACCGGCAGAGCGAAGCGGTCCATTGAAGGCATCCGGTTAGCCGAGCAGAATTACGAGCTCGCAATCAAAACGCTTACAGGTCGCTTCGGACGGCGAGATCTTCTCATTAATGAGCACGTGGACCAACTCTTGGCGTTGATTCCCGTGAAGAGCTCGTCAGACGTTGCCAAGCTTCGTACACTCCACGACAGTGTGCAGTTCCGAGTGAGCGCATTAGAAGGCCTCGGAGTATCACCGGATCAGTAG